In Rana temporaria chromosome 3, aRanTem1.1, whole genome shotgun sequence, a single window of DNA contains:
- the LOC120933602 gene encoding zona pellucida sperm-binding protein 3-like isoform X1, translated as MGLGVRSCCSWLLLLALVYGPGFGCSGDGALVRHRRQSDWWRNNQRVVPGQSQGSSRGGSGGTYSGANAVYGFGASRGGAQRGSTGGRAGGMLRQQPPTVISSSSPISVQCEEDRMVVSVVMDFYGNGKLVKSSDLSLGPQGCKPNTQSADEVIFQISLQDCGNTVQMMQDWVIYATNLTYSPTSSIPIIRTNPAVVPIMCYYYRHANVSSKAIEPTWVPFSTTVSIEERLSFSLRLMTEDWSGPRSSPIYQLGDILYIEASVDTQNHVGLILYVDRCVTTISPDPTSSPSYGLIEENGCLVDGMQDDASSAFITPRVEPDKLQFTVDAFRFLGNDASLIYITCYLRAAATTQVPDAMTKACSYSKATQSWSAVEGPSSICQCCGTGTCSNPTALVSGGRGRFGRPRGKRDVLDEPHTEEGQTVTTLGPLLVIGPSQRDVAAAVTREESAPAELWVLVAVGCLSLLVVMVCAVFIGKSLKKPQYLLSVKK; from the exons ATGGGTTTAGGAGTGAGGAGCTGCTGTAGTTGGTTGTTGCTTTTGGCCCTGGTTTATGGACCAGGGTTTGGATGTAGTGGTGATGGAGCCTTGGTGAGACATAGGCGCCAATCAGACTGGTGGAGGAATAACCAGCGGGTTGTACCTGGCCAGAGCCAGGGGTCTTCTAGAGGGGGTTCTGGAGGGACTTACTCTGGAGCTAATGCAGTATATGGGTTTGGGGCTTCTAGAGGTGGGGCTCAGAGGGGTTCAACAGGTGGACGTGCTGGTGGGATGCTCCGCCAGCAGCCCCCGACTGTAATTTCATCTAgttcccccatcagtgtccagtGTGAAGAGGACCGCATGGTGGTCAGTGTCGTGATGGATTTTTATGGGAATGGAAAGCTGGTGAAATCTTCTGATCTGAGCCTGGGACCCCAAGGCTGCAAGCCGAACACCCAAAGTGCTGATGAAGTTATCTTCCAGATTAGTCTCCAGGACTGTGGCAACACTGTGCAG ATGATGCAAGACTGGGTGATCTATGCAACCAACTTGACCTACAGCCCAACCTCCTCCATTCCAATCATCAGAACCAACCCAGCCGTGGTCCCCATAATGTGCTACTACTACCG GCATGCCAATGTGAGCAGCAAAGCCATTGAGCCAACATGGGTTCCATTCAGCACCACAGTGTCCATAGAAGAGAGGCTGTCTTTCTCCTTGAGGCTAATGACTG AGGACTGGAGTGGCCCTAGAAGTTCTCCCATCTATCAGCTTGGAGATATCCTCTACATAGAAGCCTCTGTGGACACTCAGAACCACGTTGGACTGATCCTGTATGTTGACCGATGTGTGACCACCATATCTCCTGATCCCACCTCTTCTCCTAGTTATGGCCTCATTGAAGAAAATgg CTGTCTAGTTGATGGAATGCAAGATGACGCCTCTTCAGCCTTCATCACCCCGAGGGTTGAGCCAGACAAGCTCCAGTTCACAGTGGATGCTTTCCGATTTCTAGGAAATGATgcctctctg ATCTACATAACCTGTTACCTGAGAGCCGCTGCAACCACCCAGGTCCCTGATGCCATGACCAAGGCCTGTTCCTATAGCAAAGCCACACAAAG TTGGTCTGCAGTTGAGGGCCCCAGCAGTATCTGCCAGTGTTGTGGTACAGGCACCTGCAGCAACCCTACTGCTCTGGTTTCCGGAGGAAGGGGCAGATTTGGAAGACCAAGAGGCAAGAGGGACGTCTTGGATG AACCCCACACAGAAGAGGGACAAACTGTGACCACTCTGGGacctctgcttgtgattggaccTTCACAAAGGGATGTTGCGGCTGCAGTGACGAGGGAAGAGTCTGCCCCTGCGGAGCTCTGGGTGTTGGTGGCTGTCGGATGTCTTAGTCTTCTTGTTGTCATGGTGTGTGCAGTGTTCATTGGGAAATCTCTAAAAAAGCCACAGTATCTGCTGTCTGTGAAAAAATAA
- the LOC120933602 gene encoding zona pellucida sperm-binding protein 3-like isoform X2 yields MGLGVRSCCSWLLLLALVYGPGFGCSGDGALVRHRRQSDWWRNNQRVVPGQSQGSSRGGSGGTYSGANAVYGFGASRGGAQRGSTGGRAGGMLRQQPPTVISSSSPISVQCEEDRMVVSVVMDFYGNGKLVKSSDLSLGPQGCKPNTQSADEVIFQISLQDCGNTVQMMQDWVIYATNLTYSPTSSIPIIRTNPAVVPIMCYYYRHANVSSKAIEPTWVPFSTTVSIEERLSFSLRLMTEDWSGPRSSPIYQLGDILYIEASVDTQNHVGLILYVDRCVTTISPDPTSSPSYGLIEENGCLVDGMQDDASSAFITPRVEPDKLQFTVDAFRFLGNDASLIYITCYLRAAATTQVPDAMTKACSYSKATQSWSAVEGPSSICQCCGTGTCSNPTALVSGGRGRFGRPRGKRDVLDEEGQTVTTLGPLLVIGPSQRDVAAAVTREESAPAELWVLVAVGCLSLLVVMVCAVFIGKSLKKPQYLLSVKK; encoded by the exons ATGGGTTTAGGAGTGAGGAGCTGCTGTAGTTGGTTGTTGCTTTTGGCCCTGGTTTATGGACCAGGGTTTGGATGTAGTGGTGATGGAGCCTTGGTGAGACATAGGCGCCAATCAGACTGGTGGAGGAATAACCAGCGGGTTGTACCTGGCCAGAGCCAGGGGTCTTCTAGAGGGGGTTCTGGAGGGACTTACTCTGGAGCTAATGCAGTATATGGGTTTGGGGCTTCTAGAGGTGGGGCTCAGAGGGGTTCAACAGGTGGACGTGCTGGTGGGATGCTCCGCCAGCAGCCCCCGACTGTAATTTCATCTAgttcccccatcagtgtccagtGTGAAGAGGACCGCATGGTGGTCAGTGTCGTGATGGATTTTTATGGGAATGGAAAGCTGGTGAAATCTTCTGATCTGAGCCTGGGACCCCAAGGCTGCAAGCCGAACACCCAAAGTGCTGATGAAGTTATCTTCCAGATTAGTCTCCAGGACTGTGGCAACACTGTGCAG ATGATGCAAGACTGGGTGATCTATGCAACCAACTTGACCTACAGCCCAACCTCCTCCATTCCAATCATCAGAACCAACCCAGCCGTGGTCCCCATAATGTGCTACTACTACCG GCATGCCAATGTGAGCAGCAAAGCCATTGAGCCAACATGGGTTCCATTCAGCACCACAGTGTCCATAGAAGAGAGGCTGTCTTTCTCCTTGAGGCTAATGACTG AGGACTGGAGTGGCCCTAGAAGTTCTCCCATCTATCAGCTTGGAGATATCCTCTACATAGAAGCCTCTGTGGACACTCAGAACCACGTTGGACTGATCCTGTATGTTGACCGATGTGTGACCACCATATCTCCTGATCCCACCTCTTCTCCTAGTTATGGCCTCATTGAAGAAAATgg CTGTCTAGTTGATGGAATGCAAGATGACGCCTCTTCAGCCTTCATCACCCCGAGGGTTGAGCCAGACAAGCTCCAGTTCACAGTGGATGCTTTCCGATTTCTAGGAAATGATgcctctctg ATCTACATAACCTGTTACCTGAGAGCCGCTGCAACCACCCAGGTCCCTGATGCCATGACCAAGGCCTGTTCCTATAGCAAAGCCACACAAAG TTGGTCTGCAGTTGAGGGCCCCAGCAGTATCTGCCAGTGTTGTGGTACAGGCACCTGCAGCAACCCTACTGCTCTGGTTTCCGGAGGAAGGGGCAGATTTGGAAGACCAAGAGGCAAGAGGGACGTCTTGGATG AAGAGGGACAAACTGTGACCACTCTGGGacctctgcttgtgattggaccTTCACAAAGGGATGTTGCGGCTGCAGTGACGAGGGAAGAGTCTGCCCCTGCGGAGCTCTGGGTGTTGGTGGCTGTCGGATGTCTTAGTCTTCTTGTTGTCATGGTGTGTGCAGTGTTCATTGGGAAATCTCTAAAAAAGCCACAGTATCTGCTGTCTGTGAAAAAATAA